The Mercenaria mercenaria strain notata unplaced genomic scaffold, MADL_Memer_1 contig_2109, whole genome shotgun sequence genome includes a window with the following:
- the LOC128552178 gene encoding uncharacterized protein LOC128552178 — MSTNPADLRKRKRNKDSSSSYLIVSCGKTQNGERDKQNNCETNTRNLGVQERKTVHYRRNVPSKDQVKLEETSMNTAAETNENQGETEEHSVKNIYSAICENNTNSAPPKYIHSTPVRSKDCLEEIYLHPAYTTEDGRIEKRKETIKRWKAGWEKKKRLFSTSSIASVQSFSEDSSDDSFENDDIMQVRDIDIPFNPPA; from the exons aTGTCGACAAATCCGGCAGATCTACGCAAAAGGAAGCGAAATAAAGATAGCTCATCTTCATATCTAATCGTTTCGTGCGGAAAAACACAGAATGGAGAAcgtgacaaacaaaataattgtgaGACTAATACACGTAATCTTGGTGTACAGGAACGAAAAACTGTACACTACAGAAGAAACGTACCTTCCAAAGATCAAGTAAAACTCGAAGAAACGAGTATGAATACAGCAGCAGAAACCAACGAAAACCAGGGTGAAACAGAAGAACATTCcgtcaaaaatatatattcagcCATTTGCGAAAACAACACAAATTCAGCGCCTCCAAAGTATATTCACAGCACTCCAGTAAGGTCCAAAGACTGCTTAGAGGAGATCTACCTACATCCTGCTTACACG actgAAGATGGTCGAATCGAAAAACGTAAGGAAACCATTAAGAGATGGAAAGCAGGCTGGGAAAAGAAGAAGCGACTTTTTTCAACATCAAGTATTGCATCCGTACAAAGTTTCTCAGAGGACAGTTCCGATGATTCTTTTGAGAACGACGATATTATGCAAGTAAGGGACATTGATATACCATTTAATCCCCCTGCATGA